The proteins below are encoded in one region of Pleuronectes platessa chromosome 14, fPlePla1.1, whole genome shotgun sequence:
- the cdk5r2b gene encoding cyclin-dependent kinase 5 activator 2b, giving the protein MGTVLSISPASKKASIMDSEVAGEKADKSIKKHSMFVSLSWRKLVSNSAKKSAKKVTPNPVATREIPRNQVAQLNIENIRKTHGNEERKPKAPIPVPVPTVPTLNNDAVTQNGRLSSVQKQPSSLSLVSPRRIVIQASTGELLRCLGDFMCRRCYKLKELNSGEVILWFRNIDRTLLLQGWQDQGFITPANVVFVYLLCEDAIADSVACPAELQGTFQTCLYLAYSYMGNEISYPLKPFMIDANKDVFWQTSLRIIDRMSAKMLQLNADPHFFTEVFQDLKNQRDTSGEANLDR; this is encoded by the coding sequence ATGGGCACcgtcctctccatctcccccgCGTCCAAGAAGGCGTCGATCATGGACTCGGAGGTCGCGGGAGAAAAGGCCGACAAGAGCATCAAGAAGCACTCCATGTTCGTGTCCCTCTCCTGGAGGAAGCTGGTGTCCAACTCGGCCAAGAAGAGCGCCAAGAAGGTGACGCCGAACCCGGTGGCCACGCGCGAAATCCCGCGCAACCAGGTGGCCCAGCTCAACATCGAGAACATCAGGAAAACGCACGGAAACGAGGAGAGGAAACCCAAAGCGCCCATCCCCGTCCCGGTGCCCACGGTGCCCACGCTCAACAATGACGCCGTCACCCAGAACGGGAGGCTGTCCTCGGTGCAGAAGCAGCCCAGCAGCCTGTCTCTGGTGTCCCCGCGGCGCATCGTCATCCAGGCGTCCACCGGGGAGCTGCTGCGCTGCCTGGGGGACTTCATGTGCCGCAGGTGCTACAAACTGAAGGAGCTCAACAGCGGGGAGGTGATCCTCTGGTTCCGCAACATCGACCGGACTCTTTTGCTCCAGGGCTGGCAGGACCAGGGCTTCATCACGCCGGCCAACGTGGTGTTCGTGTACCTGCTGTGCGAGGACGCGATCGCGGACAGCGTGGCGTGCCCCGCCGAGCTGCAGGGCACCTTCCAGACCTGCCTCTACCTCGCCTACTCCTACATGGGCAACGAGATCTCCTACCCGCTCAAGCCGTTCATGATCGACGCGAACAAGGACGTGTTCTGGCAGACGTCGCTGCGGATCATCGACAGGATGAGTgccaaaatgctgcagctcaATGCGGACCCGCACTTTTTCACCGAGGTCTTCCAGGACCTCAAAAACCAGCGAGACACCAGCGGCGAGGCGAACCTGGATCGCTGA